Genomic segment of Malus domestica chromosome 15, GDT2T_hap1:
GTTATTTTGCTTAGGCACAAGGCTGGATTCTCGAAAGTGGCTCAGCTTCTAAAGTTGCCACCAGACGAATCGTCAAGAAGTATTTTGCAGACTGTTTTCGATTATACCTGCAAGAGGATGTGGCTGTGAGTGATATTTCTGCCCTCGTATAGCATCTTGAATCGTGATTCTTGTAATAAATCGATGCTTATACCACATATTGGTGCTGTACATTCAATAAGGAGAAAACCAATTTGATTAGAAGGTATTTGTGTATATTACCACTCTATAAATCTCCTAAGTTGTATAAAAAGATCTGCAACTTCTTTGTGCTCTTCAATTTTCCTTATAAATTTTGGATCCAACTTTTAATAGTGGTTTGTTTTTATCTATATCTATATTATTAAGGCAGAAGGCATTATGGTTCAATGTTTTAAAGGGCGCCCCTTAGGGGCACCTAGGCGGCCTCTGATGCTGGACGTGAGGGTCGCCGCCTCTGTTTTGAGGGAGTGGGCGGAAGGCTTTGTCGGAGCCGCGCCTCAGGATGTCCAGGCATCTCTGTTtggctgctttttttttttttttaaattttattttttaactcccaaacccaaattttgggtaggTTTTAACTGTCTCATACCTCTTCCTTGCACTATCGTCTctcagccttttttttttctgatttttatttattttttataatgaatgtgtgtaCTGTCTACATGCATTATTATGTatgtatttataatatatgtgtgtgctcaaggtgattattgattaataatctttttttaatataatatatgtgtatgcttagtgtatatattaaaaaatttaggtcccgTGAGGCTTCCCCTCACACCTCACGCCTAGGCCAGACCATCCCTCCTCGCCCACGCCTCGGCCTTTTAATTCATTGTTATGgttaaacattcaaataatcTCAAATTGGCCTCTGTTAATAcaaccagaagaaaaaaaatcgaatATAAAAAAGTGTTCGAAATCAACGGAAAAACTTGACCATGAAACATCAAAttgtatattttaaatattattttctctatttttaaacatgttcaaaacatcttaagaggcgtgtaatgccaattataaaaaaatatatttcgcatgcgaataataatgtgattaaattaattatcaaattattgtttttttgtttaaacaaacgatattatctacactaaggggatgatgggtgagtttagcctcacaatgggctagcaataatatgattcaataaattttttattaaatattattttctctattattactgtaaattctatagagaccgattttattatgtgaattcagctgctttaattggtttatgagggatttcgtctagcatgatctaaaattattcatttacttcaaatatttgacttttcttttgtcaatttacgcatataaacaCATTTAAAAAGTGTAAGTCGCACGTAGTAcaccgtgattcaaaaaatgcttTCTGCACACGCGTGAGCGCTTTCATGAAGGCTAGTCTATATTATTAAGGCAGAAGGCGTTATGGTTAAACATTGAAATAATCTCAAATTGCCCTCTGTTAATACAACCAGAAAAAAACAATCGAATGTAAAAAATTGTTCCAAATCAACGGAAAAACTTGACCATGAAACATCAATTGTATAATTTAATGACCACAAAACAGCAAAgagttgcattttttttttcttatgtaaCTAATTGATCTGTATACCCGTACACAAATACATGGAACAAAACAATAATCTGTGAGTTGGGAGCGACGCACGTGATAAAAAGGAGAGACTAGTTTCTAGGAACGACGTTTTAAACTACCATAATCCATTAATTCGTAGGGACGAAATTTCAACTTGGGTGAAATGAACGGCAAGAAATTTAGTGTCTCAATAACCGCTCTTTTTTATGTCCGAAGAAAATGAATTAAGTTGTAGTTACCGCCACGTGGCAGGTACCCATTACGTCTGGCCAATAGGACTCGAGGGAGTTCCACAAGGCTAGGATGGCCAACAgttttttttagggaactttaacgaaaagcatccggtactgtttactttaacgaaaagtcacatttttacactaaaaagtcaatcttggtactattcactttactctttattttgtccttatcattaaaactcaaagttttcaagcccttttcattagttttcctgtttttttttttacttcccATCAGACTTCATAAAAATTCTAAATCCCACATCAAATTGTATCTTAAACAAAAAAAGAGGAGAATATCAAACTTGTCTGCTTAGTAAAAACTTCAAGAGAAATCTCTTGCTGCTAGAGCGGTTTTCCATCGAGAGGGAAATTGCTCTACCATCATTACAGTTTTTTTCTTGAactttctttaattgttttgaaaaatctGACTACCATCAAAGTACGAATTAATTCCTTGTTTTGTTTACGTTTCCGATTTCCATTCAATCTGGAACTGTAGCCATGTTTTTTTCCATCATCCTGTTTTCTTTTGTCCTTCTTCGAATCCCCTATAAACCCAGCGGTTTTCGATATTCTACCATTCATGGTGTTTTTCTCTGCATGTTTCTAGAGGCACCAGAAGCATCATTTTTTAGTTGAGTTTTCTTGTCCGGTTTAAAATATCAAAAAGGACATGGCGGCGAATCGCAATCAGTGCACATCTCCTCTACCAGGTGAGTGGATGAAGGGCAAACTGGTTGGGTCTGGTTCTTATGGCAGTGTTCATTTGGCCATGAACAAAACCACAGGAGCGCTTTTTGTTGTGAAATCTGCGCAGTCAAGGGATGGAGTTGATGCTCTCGAGAAAGAGGTTAAGATTCTCGAGAGTCTGAATTCCCCATACGTTGTTAAATGTATGGGGAGGGAAAATGGTGAAGGGAAATGCATCAATGTGTTCATGGAGTATATGGCAGGGGGTAGTTTGTCAGATGTGTCACAGATATTTGGCGGCGCATTGGAGGAAGAGGTGGTTCGGTTGTACACCAGAGAAATTGTTCACGGCCTCAAGTATCTTCATGAAAGTGGGATTGTCCATTGTGACCTCAAGGGCAAGAACGTGCTCTTGGGATCCTCCGGGAATGTCAAGTTGGcggattttggttttgcgaAAAGGCTAAAGGACTCAAAGGTTGACGGGGCTTCGGTGCAGCATTCTTTGCAATGTATTGGCGGAACTCCATTGTGGATGGCTCCTGAAGTTTTGAGAAACGAAGAGCTAGATTTTGCTTCGGATATCTGGTCCTTGGGATGCACGGTGATTGAAATGGCTACCGGGAGGCCTCCTTGGGGGAATGAGATTTGGAATCCAGTTGCTGCTGTTTTGAAGATTGCATGTGGCAACGAGAAGCCTCATTTCCCGCAAAAGCTCTCGGATGAAGGATTGGATTTCTTATCAAGGTGCTTGGAGAGAGACCCCAAAAGGAGGTGGTCTGCTAAGGAGTTGCTCAACCATCCATTTGTGTCCGGAAACTCAATGCGAGTTTCAAGAAAGGGCGCAGCCTACTCACTGGCAAGCACATTAGACATTAGTCTTTATGAAGAGGCTTCTGACTGTTCAGATGAGGGATTGAAGATCCATGATCGCGATGAGTTCCTCAGCAGCTCGAGTAGACATCCTTTTTCAAGAAGGCAGCATGTATCTGAGAATCACTTGGAGTCGTCAGGAAATTGGATTACTGTTAGGTAAATGATTACGAGATCACATTACCGCAGCAGAAGAATAAAAACACAGTTTGTACATGATCAGAAATTTGTGAAAAGATGTAGAGACAGCTAGCCagtagagagaaaaaaaaacaggttTGTCTGTTTTTCCAAGTAGTTATTTTTGTGGAGGTATATCCTCTCTTTGTTCGTACACTCATAGATTTGCAAGCAAAATATTCAGTTTAATTTCAATCACTCTTCATATAACTTTCTCTCAGCCATTTTCTAATCAGTTTGATTCCACAAAATGAGAGATGTAGAAACTAGAATCACAAACAAACGCGATGTATATGAATTTTGTTCCATTCCAACATTAACATTCCTCTACAGCGTTTAaaagttttcatgaaaaacgcaTATCCAATGCTCGTTTAGAGTTTAAGGTTTAAGGTTGTTTAATTACTAAAGCGTTTGTACATAACATAGTTGAAAACAGTTAAAAGAACCGGTATAAGTATAAAGAAACTATTGCCAAACCCTAACTGTTATTGAACTCGGTATTAACAGTTGATACTTGAATTCTCTGCAACTATATCCACCAAATAGTTGCAAACGAAACATTAGTTTACGAACTTGAACACAAGAAACAAGCACAGATCGATCGAGTTCAAATAAGAAGAGGTACTAATATAAAGATTTATATAAATCCTTCCCCCACAAATAGACGACCAATTCACCATAATGATAGGCACAGGAGTTCATTTGCAAGGAAGCAATGCTTAAGCATTCAACATGCTGGAGTTTTTCTTGCACTCGTACAGCTTATCATTATCCATGTACCACTGACACTTGCTGATATCACTTAAAAATTCGTTGATGCACTGCACAAAGGTAGTCATATAGTTATTTGCCCAAAAAACCCAAAGGTCATCATATAATTAGTTTGTAGTTTTCGAAAAAAGTGAAAACTGCAAACGGTCCTTGACACAATAAATCTCGAGGAAAATAATGAAGGGAAAAGGACGTAGCGAGCATTGCATACATCTTGGAATGCCTTGGAGTGATACTGCAGGCATCTGAACCACTGATACTGCTTGTGTTAGCCATGGTTTGTAGTGTGTAGCAGCAGGAGCTGAAGGAGCAGAAATAGAAAGAACAGCAGGAGCAGCAGAAGCAGCAGCGCAGCTTCATGTTGGATAGTGACGCGACGAGTGTTGGTGTATAATCCTTTAGCTGAAGCTTGGCAGCAAGAATCAGGTTTCTATGTTTTGTTTCAGTTTGAATGTGAGCCATTGGATCATAGTCCACATGGCATTTTAATCTTGTATCTAGTCTAAGTAATAGAATAAGCCAAGTGGCATCATCTCATAGGGTGATAGCAATGAATGGCTAAGATTGTATTATATGTTGAAGAGTGAAGGATCTCCCTTCCTTTCTTCATATAACGGTTAGATTGTATTATGTGAAATCTTAATGAAATTCGAAGAGACATTTTGCAGCTTCTTCTCTCTGAAACTCTCTCCATCTTTGAAGACAACCTCCATTGAAACACATAttgaaaacacacacacaaacactaacatggcctcagagcctggTTTCATCGTCTAATCTGGGCGTGAAATCTGTGCGATTGAGCTACATCTTTGAGCTTCAATCGAATCTGGAAATTGTGATTTCGTGTATCCAAGTCTCATATGGCTGGGTCCGGCAATGTCGAGCTTAGAGCTCCCGTCTTCAATGGAGAGAACTATGAATTTTGGAGGATTCGTATGACAACTATACTGAAATCGTATGGTTTGTGGGAGTTGGTAGAAAATGGGTTTGAACCACCAGATCCGAAGTCTGAGAAAGCTGTGGTCGATGAGACGAAGAAGGAGACGACGGATGGAGTGTCGTTCAGTGAGATCCTGATGAAGGATGCTCGTGCGCTTGGAATGATACAAGGTGCAGTATCGGAtcagatttttcccagaatcgtGAATGAAGAGACATCCAAAGGAGCTTGGGATGTTCTAAAGGGTGAATTCCGAGGAGATAAACAAGTAAGAAATGTAAAACTGCAAGGTTTACGTAGAGATTTTGAATATACTCGTATGAAGGATAGTGAATCATTATCTGTGTATCTCTCTAGATTGTTTGATAtcattaatcaaatgaaaagttaTGGAGAAGAGCTATCTAGGGAGAGAATTGTGCAGAAATTACTTATTAGTCTTCCGAAAACATATGATGCAATTTGTTCTGTAATTGAGCATTCTAGAGATCTTGAAATTATTGAGGTGCAGGAGGTTGTAGCTTCTCTAAAAGGATTCGAACATAGGCTTGATTTACATACTGAGTCTTCGACTGAGAGGGCATTTGCAAGTCTTAATGTAGCATCTAAGGGTGTCAAAAGTGGTGGATTTTCTGGGAATCAAAGGTCTCAAGAGAGTTGGAAATCAAGGGGGAAAAATTGGGATTATAAACCAAACCATGTTCAGAAGCAGAGTAATACTAAAAGGAATTGGGATCACAAACCCAATTATCCTCAGAGACAGAACAATACTCAAAGGAATTGGGATCATAGGCCTAATTATGTCCAGAAGCAAAACAATGCTCAGGGTGATTGTAAGTGGTGTGACAGGTTGCACTATGGGAAGTGTTGGTATGAAGGTAAACCAAAGTGCACAGGCTGTGGTAAGCCAGGTCATTCTATGAGAGACTGTCATGAGAATAAATGAGTGCAGAAGGTTAATTATGTGAAGCAAATGGGAGAAATAGGATCACTGTTTTATGCCTGCAATGCAGTGACCGATGTGCA
This window contains:
- the LOC103431795 gene encoding mitogen-activated protein kinase kinase kinase 18-like; translated protein: MAANRNQCTSPLPGEWMKGKLVGSGSYGSVHLAMNKTTGALFVVKSAQSRDGVDALEKEVKILESLNSPYVVKCMGRENGEGKCINVFMEYMAGGSLSDVSQIFGGALEEEVVRLYTREIVHGLKYLHESGIVHCDLKGKNVLLGSSGNVKLADFGFAKRLKDSKVDGASVQHSLQCIGGTPLWMAPEVLRNEELDFASDIWSLGCTVIEMATGRPPWGNEIWNPVAAVLKIACGNEKPHFPQKLSDEGLDFLSRCLERDPKRRWSAKELLNHPFVSGNSMRVSRKGAAYSLASTLDISLYEEASDCSDEGLKIHDRDEFLSSSSRHPFSRRQHVSENHLESSGNWITVR